A genomic window from Clostridium aceticum includes:
- the rplI gene encoding 50S ribosomal protein L9: protein MKVILLQDVKGQGKKGDIVNVSDGYARNFLFPKNLAVEATGGNMKTLEQQNKAKEQKQQEELKKAKDLAAKIEKITVELKAKAGEGGRLFGSVTSKDISELVNKKHGIKLDKKKIVLPDPIRELGVKYLEVKIQPGVTAKLKVHVIEE, encoded by the coding sequence ATGAAGGTTATTTTATTACAAGATGTAAAAGGCCAAGGAAAAAAAGGTGACATTGTTAACGTTAGTGATGGTTATGCAAGAAATTTTTTATTCCCTAAAAACTTAGCAGTAGAAGCTACTGGTGGAAATATGAAAACATTGGAACAGCAAAATAAAGCGAAAGAGCAAAAACAACAAGAAGAGTTGAAAAAGGCAAAAGACTTAGCTGCTAAAATTGAAAAAATTACGGTAGAATTAAAGGCAAAGGCGGGGGAAGGTGGAAGACTTTTTGGATCTGTGACCTCCAAAGATATTAGCGAACTGGTAAATAAAAAGCATGGTATTAAACTAGATAAGAAAAAAATTGTTTTACCAGATCCTATAAGAGAATTGGGCGTAAAGTACCTGGAAGTAAAAATACAACCTGGTGTTACTGCAAAACTAAAAGTTCATGTTATAGAGGAGTAA